In Bradyrhizobium sp. G127, one genomic interval encodes:
- a CDS encoding glutathione peroxidase, with the protein MTTVHDFSASTLDGQQLPLKAFAGKVLLIVNTASACGFTPQYEQLEALQRMLGPRGFAVLGFPCNQFGGQEPGTAQEIAEFCATKYDVTFPMFGKIDVNGDNALPLFTYLKDEKPGILGSKAIKWNFTKFLVDRSGKVVARHGSATTPQALIPEIERLL; encoded by the coding sequence TTGACCACGGTCCACGATTTTTCGGCATCGACCCTCGACGGCCAGCAGCTTCCGCTCAAGGCCTTCGCGGGCAAGGTGCTGCTGATTGTCAACACCGCCAGCGCCTGCGGCTTCACGCCCCAGTACGAACAGCTCGAAGCGTTGCAGCGGATGCTCGGTCCGCGCGGCTTCGCGGTGCTCGGGTTTCCGTGCAACCAGTTCGGCGGTCAGGAGCCGGGGACCGCGCAGGAGATCGCGGAGTTCTGCGCGACGAAATACGACGTGACGTTCCCGATGTTCGGCAAGATCGACGTCAACGGCGACAATGCGCTGCCGTTGTTCACCTATCTCAAGGATGAGAAGCCGGGCATCCTCGGCTCGAAGGCGATCAAGTGGAATTTCACCAAGTTTCTGGTCGATCGCAGCGGCAAGGTGGTCGCACGGCACGGCTCGGCCACAACGCCGCAGGCGCTGATTCCCGAGATCGAAAGGCTCCTCTAG
- a CDS encoding DUF3297 family protein — protein MSDQDVTTMSDQLPDRLSTDPCSPFYNAEVLSRDVGIRFKGVEKNNVEEYCVSEGWVRVTAGSSKDRYGNPLTIKLTGAVEPYFRDEKNP, from the coding sequence ATGTCAGATCAGGATGTCACCACCATGAGCGACCAGCTTCCCGACCGCCTCTCCACCGATCCCTGCAGCCCGTTCTACAACGCCGAGGTGCTGTCGCGCGACGTCGGCATCCGCTTCAAGGGCGTCGAGAAAAACAATGTCGAGGAATATTGCGTCAGCGAGGGCTGGGTGCGCGTCACCGCAGGCTCGTCGAAGGACCGTTACGGCAATCCGCTGACCATCAAGCTGACCGGCGCGGTGGAGCCGTATTTCAGGGATGAGAAGAATCCCTAA
- a CDS encoding DUF2188 domain-containing protein — MVKVVYEVVEHDGGWAYKFNNVFSETFRTHEAARAAAERAAAEQRVPGRTETIQFEDGQGNWREETASGSDRPVTEVVDKKTQ; from the coding sequence ATGGTGAAGGTCGTTTACGAGGTGGTCGAGCACGATGGCGGCTGGGCTTACAAGTTCAACAACGTGTTTTCGGAGACCTTCCGGACCCATGAGGCCGCCCGCGCCGCGGCCGAGCGCGCCGCCGCCGAGCAGCGCGTGCCGGGCCGCACCGAAACGATCCAGTTCGAGGACGGTCAGGGCAACTGGCGCGAGGAAACCGCCTCCGGCAGCGACCGCCCTGTCACCGAGGTGGTGGATAAGAAGACGCAGTGA
- a CDS encoding adenylate/guanylate cyclase domain-containing protein yields the protein MNEANPGNLRSRGILTGFLIALLLALLPVAVWLDLTSLGEAALRRQATDMNSLLTSVRSYYATNVVGRILSHSGQTQVIHNYETVPGAVPIPATLSLELGKVISEQQHNIIYRFVSDYPFKNRAPHQLDSFEVGALAALRENPNQKIEDSSHSLFSDRVRLVVPVLLGAACVSCHNTHPESPKKDWKVGDVRGIQEVIITQPIAANIFSFKYLLAYFALTAVCGVSFLAMQRRQSLQIMGMNKELESNNDFLASLSMKISRYISPQIYKSIFSGQKDVTIHTERKKLTIFFSDIQNFTATTERLQPELITQLLNEYFTEMSAIALAHGGTIDKFIGDAMLIFFGDPETKGERLDAQACLKMAWEMQRRLVELNAKWRSEGIEQPFKTRIGINSGYCNVGNFGSADRMDYTIIGAEANLAARLQSIAEPGRIVISYETFALVSDVVAAHPLPPITMKGISREVIPYSVDSLLDAVAERGDVVIERAAGLDFYLDPSLIDAKEADRVRNILANALAALDKRKPAGA from the coding sequence ATGAACGAGGCGAACCCCGGAAATCTCCGCTCGCGCGGCATTCTGACCGGTTTCCTGATCGCGCTGCTGCTGGCGCTGCTGCCGGTGGCGGTGTGGCTCGATCTGACCAGTCTCGGCGAGGCGGCGCTGCGGCGGCAGGCCACCGACATGAATTCGCTGCTCACCAGCGTGCGCAGCTATTACGCCACCAATGTCGTCGGGCGCATCCTGTCGCATTCCGGCCAGACCCAGGTGATCCACAATTATGAGACCGTGCCCGGCGCGGTGCCGATCCCGGCGACGCTGTCGCTCGAACTCGGCAAGGTGATCAGCGAGCAGCAGCACAACATCATTTATCGCTTCGTCTCGGATTACCCGTTCAAGAACCGCGCGCCGCATCAGCTCGATTCCTTCGAGGTCGGCGCGCTGGCGGCCTTGCGCGAAAATCCGAACCAGAAGATCGAGGATTCCTCCCACTCGCTGTTCAGCGACCGGGTCCGGCTGGTGGTGCCCGTCCTTCTCGGCGCCGCCTGCGTCAGTTGTCACAACACCCATCCGGAAAGCCCGAAGAAGGACTGGAAGGTCGGCGACGTGCGCGGCATTCAGGAGGTGATCATCACCCAGCCGATCGCCGCCAACATCTTCTCCTTCAAGTATCTGCTGGCCTATTTCGCGCTGACCGCTGTATGCGGCGTGTCGTTCCTCGCCATGCAGCGTCGCCAGTCGCTGCAGATCATGGGCATGAACAAGGAACTGGAATCCAACAACGACTTCCTCGCCTCGTTGTCGATGAAGATCTCGCGCTACATCTCGCCGCAGATCTACAAGAGTATCTTCAGCGGCCAGAAGGACGTGACCATTCACACCGAGCGCAAGAAGCTGACGATCTTCTTCTCCGACATCCAGAATTTCACCGCCACCACGGAGCGGCTGCAGCCGGAACTGATCACGCAACTGCTCAACGAATATTTCACCGAAATGTCCGCGATTGCGCTGGCCCACGGCGGCACCATCGACAAGTTCATCGGCGACGCGATGCTGATTTTTTTCGGCGATCCGGAGACCAAGGGCGAGCGGCTCGACGCGCAGGCGTGTCTCAAGATGGCGTGGGAGATGCAACGCCGTTTGGTCGAACTGAACGCGAAGTGGCGCTCCGAAGGCATCGAGCAGCCGTTCAAGACGCGCATCGGCATCAATTCCGGCTATTGCAACGTCGGCAATTTCGGCAGCGCCGACCGCATGGACTATACGATCATCGGCGCGGAGGCGAACCTCGCCGCGCGGCTGCAGTCGATCGCGGAGCCGGGCCGCATCGTCATCAGCTACGAGACCTTCGCGCTGGTCAGCGATGTGGTCGCCGCCCATCCGCTGCCGCCGATCACCATGAAAGGCATCAGCCGCGAGGTGATTCCGTATTCCGTCGACAGCCTGCTCGATGCGGTGGCGGAGAGGGGCGATGTGGTGATCGAACGCGCCGCGGGGCTGGATTTCTATCTCGACCCGTCGCTGATCGACGCGAAGGAAGCTGACCGGGTGCGGAACATTCTCGCCAATGCGCTGGCCGCGCTGGACAAGCGCAAGCCGGCGGGGGCGTAG
- a CDS encoding dihydrodipicolinate synthase family protein yields MTDFHGVFPYLASPITPDGAIKTDVLARLCDDLIKAGVHGLTPLGSTGEFAYLGTEQRTAVVKTTVQAAAKRVPVLAGVASTSTADAVAQAKSYQALGADGILAILEAYFPVKDAQVEAYFRAIADAVDIPVVIYTNPNFQRSDLTLDVIARLAEHPRIVGIKDASNNTGRLLSIINRCGDDMQVFAASAHIPAAVMLIGGKGWMAGPACIVPRQSVQLYELCKAARWDEAIALQKKLWRVNEVFARFNLAACIKAGLQIQGYDVGDPIPPQTPLTADERKVVEDVLRDMASSSS; encoded by the coding sequence ATGACGGATTTCCACGGCGTATTTCCCTATCTCGCCTCCCCCATCACGCCCGACGGCGCCATCAAGACCGACGTTCTCGCCAGACTCTGCGACGATCTCATCAAGGCCGGCGTGCACGGGCTGACGCCGCTCGGCTCCACCGGCGAGTTCGCCTATCTCGGCACCGAGCAACGCACCGCCGTAGTGAAAACCACCGTGCAGGCCGCTGCGAAGCGCGTACCGGTGCTTGCGGGTGTCGCCTCGACCTCGACCGCCGACGCGGTGGCGCAGGCAAAGTCGTATCAGGCGCTCGGCGCCGACGGCATTCTCGCCATTCTCGAAGCATACTTTCCGGTGAAGGATGCGCAGGTGGAGGCGTATTTCCGCGCCATCGCCGACGCCGTGGATATTCCGGTGGTGATCTACACCAATCCAAATTTCCAGCGCTCCGATCTCACGCTGGACGTGATCGCACGGCTGGCGGAGCATCCGCGCATCGTCGGCATCAAGGATGCGTCCAACAACACCGGTCGCCTGCTGTCGATCATCAACCGCTGCGGCGACGACATGCAGGTGTTCGCCGCCTCGGCGCATATTCCGGCGGCGGTGATGCTGATCGGCGGCAAGGGCTGGATGGCGGGTCCGGCCTGCATCGTGCCGCGCCAGAGCGTGCAGCTTTATGAACTGTGCAAGGCGGCGCGCTGGGACGAGGCCATCGCGCTTCAGAAGAAATTATGGCGGGTTAACGAGGTGTTCGCGCGGTTCAATCTGGCCGCCTGCATCAAGGCGGGGCTTCAGATCCAGGGCTACGACGTCGGCGATCCGATCCCGCCGCAGACGCCTTTGACTGCCGACGAACGCAAGGTGGTCGAGGACGTGTTGCGGGATATGGCGTCGTCCTCATCCTGA
- a CDS encoding GIY-YIG nuclease family protein — protein MLGCCHKGRWLSYVGWTNDVARRVDKHNAGTGARTTRGRAWTLLHTEAFKTRVEAMSREWHLKRDRAFRKKLMDGLRAGRREFSPLPVLTGEVGLRSNPGEGRFRKML, from the coding sequence GTGCTTGGCTGTTGTCACAAGGGCCGGTGGCTGTCCTATGTCGGCTGGACCAACGACGTGGCGCGGCGCGTTGATAAACACAATGCGGGCACCGGGGCGCGCACCACGCGCGGGCGGGCCTGGACACTGCTGCATACTGAGGCTTTCAAGACGCGCGTCGAGGCGATGAGCCGGGAATGGCATCTCAAGCGCGACCGGGCCTTCCGCAAGAAACTGATGGACGGGTTGAGGGCGGGGCGACGAGAGTTTTCACCTCTCCCCGTTCTTACGGGAGAGGTCGGATTGCGAAGCAATCCGGGTGAGGGGCGCTTTCGTAAAATGCTTTAA
- a CDS encoding ornithine cyclodeaminase family protein → MTNKATASPVIIDAARTRASLPFDRLIPALREAFTAGAHVPLRHHHFMPQPDGSTATILIMPAWQRAFVGIKIVTIFPENGKRALPGLFSSYLLCDGETGQHIALIDGNEITSRRTAGIAALGADFLARKEARKLLVCGSGRIASLLADAFRVVRPIEKVAVWNINEAGAARLVFELREKGVDAEVAPDLERAVGEADIVSCATLAATPIIKGAWLKPGTHLDLIGSFTPFMREADDEAFRRADVWLDTYDALKESGELLDPIRDGIIRPDDIRGSLTELCRGERNGRADASEITVFKAVGTALSDIAAAGLVYRDLGGKG, encoded by the coding sequence ATGACGAACAAAGCCACCGCGTCCCCCGTCATCATCGACGCCGCGCGGACCCGCGCCAGCCTGCCGTTCGACCGGCTGATCCCGGCGCTGCGCGAGGCATTCACCGCCGGCGCGCATGTGCCGCTGCGGCATCATCACTTCATGCCGCAGCCGGACGGCTCGACCGCGACCATTCTCATCATGCCCGCATGGCAGCGCGCGTTTGTCGGCATCAAGATCGTCACGATCTTCCCGGAGAACGGCAAGCGCGCGCTGCCGGGACTGTTCTCGAGCTATCTCCTGTGCGACGGCGAGACCGGCCAGCACATCGCGCTGATCGACGGCAACGAAATCACGTCAAGGCGCACGGCGGGTATTGCCGCGCTCGGCGCGGATTTTCTCGCGCGCAAGGAGGCGCGCAAGCTGCTGGTCTGTGGCTCCGGCCGGATCGCGAGCCTGCTCGCGGATGCGTTCCGCGTGGTGCGGCCGATCGAGAAAGTCGCGGTGTGGAACATCAACGAGGCGGGCGCTGCACGGCTGGTGTTCGAGCTGCGCGAGAAGGGCGTCGACGCGGAGGTCGCACCCGATCTGGAGCGCGCGGTGGGCGAGGCGGACATTGTCAGTTGCGCCACGCTGGCGGCAACGCCGATCATCAAGGGCGCGTGGCTGAAGCCGGGGACTCATCTCGATCTGATCGGCAGCTTCACGCCCTTCATGCGCGAGGCCGACGACGAAGCATTCCGGCGCGCGGATGTCTGGCTCGACACCTACGACGCGCTGAAGGAAAGCGGCGAACTGCTCGATCCGATCCGTGACGGCATCATCAGGCCGGACGATATTCGCGGCTCGCTGACCGAGCTGTGCCGCGGCGAGCGCAATGGCCGGGCGGACGCGAGCGAGATCACCGTGTTCAAGGCGGTCGGCACCGCGCTCTCCGACATCGCGGCGGCGGGGCTGGTGTATCGGGATCTGGGCGGGAAGGGCTAA
- a CDS encoding SMP-30/gluconolactonase/LRE family protein, which produces MSNIRVIATGLEFPEGPVVMLDGSVVLVEIRARKLTRVYPDGRKETIATIPGGPNGAALGPDGKMYICNNGGFSWAPGPRGNIMPGSPRPSEYIGGSLQRVDLQSGQIETLFTHCGERPLKGPNDLVFDQEGGLWFTDLGKRRAHDLDVGAVYYMKKGGSELVEAVPHMLPANGIGLSPDEKTVYVAETPTARLWAFAVGAPGQITPGDAIYRGETGKPISGLGGYQMYDSLAVEASGNVCVATLITGCISVIAPDGKLVEQVPTGDNVTTNIAFGGPDLKTAYITLSGKGELVAMDWPRGGLPLNFLNK; this is translated from the coding sequence ATGTCGAATATCCGCGTCATCGCAACCGGTCTGGAATTTCCCGAAGGGCCGGTGGTGATGCTCGACGGCTCGGTGGTGCTGGTGGAAATCCGCGCCCGGAAGCTGACGCGCGTTTACCCGGACGGCCGCAAGGAGACCATCGCGACCATTCCCGGCGGGCCGAACGGCGCGGCGCTCGGTCCCGACGGCAAGATGTACATCTGCAACAACGGCGGCTTCTCGTGGGCGCCGGGGCCGCGCGGCAACATCATGCCAGGCAGCCCGCGCCCGTCCGAATATATCGGCGGCTCGCTGCAGCGGGTGGATTTGCAAAGCGGCCAGATCGAGACGCTGTTCACCCATTGCGGCGAACGTCCGCTCAAGGGACCCAACGACCTCGTCTTCGACCAGGAGGGTGGGCTCTGGTTCACCGATCTCGGCAAGCGCCGCGCCCATGATCTCGATGTCGGCGCGGTGTATTACATGAAGAAGGGCGGCAGCGAACTGGTCGAGGCGGTGCCTCACATGCTGCCCGCCAACGGCATCGGTCTCTCGCCGGACGAGAAGACCGTCTATGTCGCAGAGACGCCGACCGCGCGGCTGTGGGCCTTCGCTGTCGGAGCGCCGGGGCAGATCACGCCCGGCGACGCGATCTATCGCGGCGAAACCGGCAAGCCGATCTCCGGGCTCGGCGGTTACCAGATGTACGACTCGCTCGCAGTGGAAGCGTCGGGCAACGTCTGCGTCGCGACACTCATCACCGGCTGCATTTCGGTGATCGCGCCCGACGGCAAGCTGGTGGAGCAGGTGCCGACCGGCGACAACGTCACCACCAACATCGCCTTCGGCGGCCCCGATCTGAAGACCGCCTACATCACGCTCTCGGGCAAAGGGGAGCTGGTGGCGATGGACTGGCCGCGCGGCGGCCTGCCGTTGAATTTCCTCAACAAGTAG
- a CDS encoding alpha/beta fold hydrolase, translating into MTRKQVERHLTAILAADVAGYSRLMGADEEGTHAQLKAHRHDLIDRRIRKHRGRIVKTTGDGLLAVFASAVDAVRCAVEIQREMIKRNAGVPAEKRLEFRIGINIGDVIEDEGDIFGDGVNVAARLESIAAHGGISISRQVLDQIEGTLKLQFRELGRQNLKNIARPIEVFAVELDGGGSKASRILTKANLKQDIRYCKAADGVRLAFARVGDGPPLLRTAHWLGHLEYDWELPIFRGLLLELASSFSLVRYDARGNGLSDWDVGNLSLDVWVSDMETVADAAGLEKFPILALSQGCAVAIAFAIRYPERVSHLILYGGFAAGAYKSPEVTAAALEQFDAMKTLMKLGWGANEPTFRQLFTASMMPDATKEQIDAFNEAQRISASAECAVRYLDTVANFDVRDLLPQIKVPTLVMHVRNDRRVPIAASREMAAAIPGARLVTLPGRNHILLEQDPGVPIILDEIRRFLGVVPQV; encoded by the coding sequence GTGACCAGGAAACAGGTCGAGCGGCACCTTACGGCTATTCTCGCCGCCGACGTCGCCGGCTACAGCCGGTTGATGGGCGCGGACGAGGAAGGCACGCACGCGCAGCTCAAGGCGCATCGTCACGACCTCATCGACCGCAGGATCAGGAAACATCGCGGCCGCATCGTCAAAACCACCGGCGACGGATTGCTGGCGGTGTTTGCCAGCGCGGTCGATGCGGTGCGGTGCGCCGTTGAAATCCAGCGCGAGATGATCAAGCGCAACGCCGGGGTGCCGGCGGAGAAGCGCCTCGAATTCCGCATCGGCATCAATATCGGCGACGTCATCGAGGATGAGGGCGATATTTTTGGCGACGGCGTCAACGTCGCCGCGCGGCTGGAGAGCATCGCCGCACATGGCGGCATCAGCATCTCGCGGCAAGTGCTCGACCAGATCGAAGGCACGCTCAAGCTGCAGTTTCGCGAGCTCGGCCGCCAGAATCTGAAGAACATCGCGCGGCCCATCGAGGTGTTCGCGGTCGAACTGGACGGCGGCGGCTCGAAGGCGTCGCGCATCCTCACCAAGGCCAACCTCAAGCAGGATATCCGCTACTGCAAGGCGGCCGATGGCGTCCGGTTGGCTTTCGCAAGAGTTGGCGACGGCCCGCCTTTGCTGCGCACGGCGCACTGGCTCGGACATCTCGAATACGACTGGGAACTGCCGATCTTTCGCGGTCTCCTGCTCGAACTCGCCTCGAGCTTTTCACTGGTGCGCTACGACGCGCGGGGCAACGGACTGTCCGACTGGGACGTCGGCAATCTGTCGCTGGATGTCTGGGTCAGCGACATGGAGACCGTCGCCGACGCCGCAGGCCTCGAGAAATTTCCGATCCTTGCACTATCGCAGGGATGCGCGGTGGCGATCGCGTTCGCCATCCGGTATCCGGAGCGGGTGTCCCATCTGATCCTGTACGGCGGCTTTGCCGCGGGCGCCTACAAGAGTCCGGAGGTGACGGCCGCCGCACTTGAGCAGTTCGACGCCATGAAGACCCTGATGAAACTCGGCTGGGGCGCCAATGAGCCGACGTTCAGGCAGCTCTTCACGGCTTCGATGATGCCCGACGCGACGAAAGAGCAGATCGATGCCTTCAACGAAGCCCAGCGCATCAGCGCGTCGGCGGAATGCGCCGTGAGATATCTCGACACTGTTGCCAACTTCGACGTCCGTGACCTGCTGCCGCAAATCAAGGTGCCGACCCTTGTCATGCATGTCCGCAACGACCGCAGGGTGCCGATTGCTGCAAGCCGCGAGATGGCGGCGGCCATTCCCGGCGCGCGGCTCGTGACGCTGCCCGGCAGAAACCATATCCTGCTCGAACAGGATCCAGGCGTGCCGATCATTCTCGACGAGATCCGCAGGTTTCTCGGCGTCGTGCCGCAGGTGTGA
- a CDS encoding MoxR family ATPase yields the protein MKFTGTKDYVATDDLKVAVNAAIVLERPLLVKGEPGTGKTVLAEEVAKALDAPLLTWHIKSTTKAQQGLYEYDAVSRLRDSQLGDPRVSDISNYIRRGKLWEAFTSAKRPVLLIDEIDKADIEFPNDLLLELDRMEFHVYETGETIRAKQRPIIMITSNNEKELPDAFLRRCFFHYIKFPDIDTMQAIVEVHFPDIKKRLVQEAMKIFFEVRDVPGLKKKPSTSELLDWLKLLLNEEMTVEQLRERDPRKLIPPLHGALLKNEQDVHLFERLAFLSRREV from the coding sequence ATGAAATTTACCGGCACCAAGGACTACGTCGCCACCGATGATCTGAAAGTGGCGGTCAACGCCGCGATCGTGCTCGAGCGTCCCCTGCTCGTGAAGGGCGAACCCGGCACCGGCAAGACCGTGCTGGCCGAGGAAGTCGCAAAGGCGCTCGATGCGCCGCTGCTGACCTGGCACATCAAGTCCACCACCAAGGCGCAGCAGGGCCTCTACGAATACGACGCCGTGTCGCGGCTGCGCGACAGCCAGCTCGGCGATCCGCGCGTCTCCGACATTTCCAACTACATCCGGCGCGGCAAGCTGTGGGAGGCCTTCACCAGCGCGAAGCGCCCGGTGCTGCTGATCGACGAAATCGACAAGGCCGACATCGAATTCCCGAACGACCTGCTGCTCGAGCTGGATCGCATGGAATTCCATGTCTACGAGACCGGCGAGACCATCCGGGCGAAGCAGCGCCCGATCATCATGATCACCTCGAACAACGAGAAGGAACTGCCGGACGCGTTCCTGCGCCGCTGCTTCTTCCACTACATCAAGTTCCCCGACATCGACACCATGCAGGCCATCGTCGAGGTGCACTTCCCCGACATCAAGAAGCGCCTGGTGCAGGAAGCGATGAAGATCTTCTTCGAGGTGCGTGACGTGCCCGGCCTGAAGAAGAAGCCATCGACCTCGGAACTGCTCGACTGGCTTAAACTCCTGTTGAACGAGGAAATGACGGTGGAGCAGTTGCGCGAACGCGATCCGCGCAAGCTGATCCCGCCGCTGCACGGCGCGCTGCTGAAGAACGAGCAGGACGTCCATCTGTTCGAGCGGCTGGCGTTCCTGAGCCGCCGCGAGGTGTGA
- a CDS encoding GlsB/YeaQ/YmgE family stress response membrane protein produces MGIDSVIVWLIVGAIAGWLAGLIVKGGGFGLIGNIVIGIVGAVVAGWLLPQLGIRLGTGIVAAIINSAIGGVIVLVILSLIRRA; encoded by the coding sequence ATGGGCATTGATTCCGTTATCGTCTGGCTGATCGTGGGCGCGATCGCAGGCTGGCTGGCCGGTCTCATCGTCAAGGGCGGTGGCTTCGGCCTCATCGGCAATATCGTGATCGGCATCGTCGGCGCAGTGGTCGCCGGCTGGCTGCTGCCGCAGCTCGGCATCCGGCTCGGCACCGGCATCGTCGCAGCCATCATCAACTCCGCCATCGGCGGCGTCATCGTGCTGGTCATCCTGTCGTTGATCCGGCGGGCATGA
- a CDS encoding VWA domain-containing protein, whose protein sequence is MFLQFFTSLRDAQVPVTLREYLTLMEALDANLADQSVEHFYYLSRAALVKDERNLDKFDRVFGTVFKGLESLLDAMEKAEIPAEWLRKAAEKYLTEEEKKEIEAMGWDKLMETLKKRLEEQKKRHEGGNKWIGTGGTSPFGANGYNPEGIRIGQEKNRNFSAVKVWDKREFKDLDGNVELGIRNIKVALRRLRKFARTGAPDELDLDTTIKETANHGYLDVHMRPERRNAVKVLIFFDIGGSMDGHIKQVEELFSAAKTEFKHMEYFYFHNCLYEGVWKQNKRRFSDRTPTWDILHKYPHDYKVVFVGDASMSPYEIVVPGGSVEHVNEEPGSVWMERVTQTYPHAVWLNPVARKHWDYSESTTIMRRLMSERMFPLTLDGLEGAMKELTR, encoded by the coding sequence ATGTTCCTGCAATTTTTCACATCGCTGCGCGACGCGCAGGTTCCGGTCACGCTGCGCGAATATCTGACGCTGATGGAGGCGCTCGACGCCAATCTCGCGGATCAGAGCGTGGAGCATTTCTACTATCTGTCGCGCGCCGCGCTGGTGAAGGACGAGCGCAACCTCGACAAGTTCGACCGCGTGTTCGGCACGGTGTTTAAGGGCCTCGAAAGCCTGCTCGACGCCATGGAGAAGGCGGAGATTCCGGCGGAGTGGCTGCGCAAGGCGGCGGAGAAATATCTCACCGAGGAAGAGAAGAAAGAAATCGAGGCGATGGGCTGGGACAAGCTCATGGAGACCTTGAAGAAGCGCCTCGAGGAACAGAAGAAGCGCCACGAGGGCGGCAACAAGTGGATCGGCACCGGCGGCACGTCGCCGTTCGGCGCCAACGGCTACAACCCCGAAGGCATCCGCATCGGCCAGGAGAAGAACCGCAATTTCTCGGCGGTGAAGGTCTGGGACAAGCGCGAATTCAAGGATCTCGACGGCAACGTCGAACTCGGCATCCGCAACATCAAGGTGGCGCTGCGCCGCCTGCGCAAGTTCGCGCGCACCGGCGCGCCGGACGAACTCGATCTCGACACGACGATCAAGGAAACCGCCAACCACGGCTATCTCGACGTGCACATGCGCCCCGAGCGGCGCAACGCGGTGAAGGTTCTGATCTTCTTCGACATCGGCGGCTCGATGGACGGCCACATCAAGCAGGTCGAGGAGTTGTTCTCGGCGGCGAAGACCGAGTTCAAGCACATGGAGTATTTCTACTTCCACAACTGCCTCTATGAGGGCGTGTGGAAGCAGAACAAGCGGCGCTTCTCGGACCGCACCCCGACCTGGGATATTCTTCACAAGTATCCGCACGACTATAAGGTCGTGTTCGTCGGCGACGCCTCGATGTCGCCCTATGAGATCGTGGTGCCGGGCGGTTCGGTCGAGCACGTCAACGAGGAGCCCGGCTCGGTGTGGATGGAGCGCGTGACGCAGACCTATCCGCACGCGGTCTGGCTCAATCCCGTCGCGCGCAAGCACTGGGATTATTCGGAATCCACCACCATCATGCGCCGGCTGATGTCGGAGCGCATGTTCCCGCTGACGCTGGACGGGCTGGAAGGCGCGATGAAGGAATTGACGCGGTAG
- a CDS encoding rhodanese-like domain-containing protein, with product MPSTITRGYKKLLDEANAQIETINAAEAVERFPQGGNDQNEVVIVDLRDPREIEREGRIPGSFHCPRGMLEFWIDPESPYAKPVFQENKKFVFQCASGWRSALAAKTAQDMGLSPVAHLGGGFTGWREAGGPVEKVEPKTPKS from the coding sequence ATGCCCTCCACCATCACCCGCGGTTACAAGAAGCTTCTCGACGAGGCCAATGCCCAGATCGAGACCATCAATGCCGCCGAAGCCGTCGAGCGGTTTCCGCAAGGCGGCAACGATCAGAACGAAGTGGTGATCGTGGACCTGCGCGATCCGCGCGAGATCGAGCGCGAGGGCCGGATTCCTGGATCGTTTCACTGTCCGCGCGGCATGCTGGAATTCTGGATCGATCCGGAAAGCCCCTACGCCAAGCCGGTATTTCAGGAGAACAAGAAATTCGTCTTCCAGTGCGCCTCGGGCTGGCGTTCGGCGCTGGCGGCCAAGACCGCGCAGGATATGGGGCTTTCGCCGGTCGCGCATCTCGGCGGCGGCTTTACCGGATGGCGCGAGGCCGGCGGGCCGGTGGAGAAGGTCGAGCCGAAGACTCCGAAGAGTTGA